From the genome of Mucilaginibacter paludis DSM 18603:
TATAAAATGAAAGCTTTTGATATAAGTCTGTGGATCAGTTATCGTATACTCACTTTAGATTATCGGTTCTAAACACTCTTAGACTACTATTTCACATGGCGGAAATTTAAAATAAAAAAGACCTGATGAGCTGGTGCCAACTGGCGATCCGCAGCTATCCTTTACGCCAATCATTTCTAACTTCTAAATTCATGTTAATCAAACAATTAAAAGTTTATGATTTTTTGCATTCACCGATTGTTTGCCTGATATTTATATAATACGGTTAATCCGTCATAAACCAACATGGTGTATAAATTTTGCGCTAAGTTAATTTGCTTTCTACTGCTTGCAGGCATAAGTAATGCCCAGACTATCCTTAACGGTGATGATCCTCACATTCATTGTATGGGCCGTGTACAACTTAAAGACGGTAAGGCCCAATTGCAATGTTCAGGCACATCGGCCAAATCTAATTTCAATAGCACCAGCGTCAAAGTTTTGCTGAACGATGAAAAAGGCGGCAACTTTTTTAATGTTATAGTCGATGATAAGGTAACTAAGATCATCCTGCTGGATAAATCTGGGAGGCAATATGTTTTAGCGGAAAACCTTCCCGCAGGAAACCACTCGGTTGAATTATTTAAACGTACCGAAGCCGAAAATGGCAAGACCTGTTTTAACAGGTTTGTGCTGAATACGGGTGCAAAACTGCTGGCTGCCCCGTTGACAAAAAAACGTAGAATGGAAATGTATGGCAACTCCATTACATGCGGCCTCGCGATAGCTGATACGGTGAAAGGAGGGAACGGCGATGAAAACAACTATCTTTCTTATGGTGGGTTGACAGCCAAGCATTTTGACGAGAAGTATTCTTGCATTGCACGTATCGGAATAAGTATTGTGGTGAGCTGGTTCGCGGGAATTATCGCTGATATATATGACAGGCTGGATGAAACGGACCCAAATAGTAAATGGGATTTTTCTAAATATGCGCTCGATATTGTTATCACTGACCTCGGCCAAAATGATTTATGGATAGTGAAGCAGCCCGCTAACGAGCAGTATCAAGCATGGTTTGGCGCTACCGGGGCTACCGTGGATGTAATCGTTAACGGTTATGTTGGTTTTATAAATACTATCCGGAGCAGGTATCCTAAGGCTAAAATGATTGTAGGCTTAGGCAGCATGGATGCATCTAAAGAGGGATCTCTATGACCAGGCTATGTGGCAAACACGGTGAAAAAGATAAAAAGCAAAGATGGATATTCGCTGATCTTTCCCTACAATACAAGCACCAGCCCCTTTGAACACTCAAGTGTTGCCGAGCATAAAAAAATGGCCGACCAACTCATTGCATTTATTGACCAAAATACGAAGTAGTAATATGAAGATGTATTTTTATTTATGCCTGCTGACCGTTGCTCAAGCATCAGCCCAGCAGGTTATCGTGCCTGCCGGAAATTATCCGCCGCCGGTTATATTTACGCAAGAGCAGGATAAACAAAACATGATGGATCAGCTCGGCATTAAGGCTTTGCGTCCGGGACCGAGCGGGGACGAAAAAGCGCCTAATCATGCCAATACAGATGAAGCATTGGCTAACCCGTACCCTAACCTTCCGGACCCGTTGGTGCTAAAGAACGGCAAAAAAGTGACTACGCCTGCCATGTGGTTCAACCAGCGCCGGCCTGAAATCGTAGAAGACTTTGAACGCGAAATGTATGGCCGTGTACCTAAAAGCACGCCCAAAGTCACCTGGACGGTTAAAACCATAGACCATGAAATGGTGGGGCGTGCGCCGGTTACTGTCAAAGAACTGGTCGCGCACGTGGACAATACTGAATATCCCCTGATAAACGTCAATATTACCATGACATTGGTCATGCCGGCCAACGCTAAAGGCCCCGTGCCGCTTTTAATGATGTTCAGTCCGGGCCGTTTCCCGGCACCATCACAGCCCAACCGCGACCAGGTGATAAAGATTAATGAAGCCTTAAAAGCAGTACTATTAAAAACCGACCCGTCTTTAAAGGCGGTGTTTGAAGAACACCCTTTGTACAATCCGTATACCGTGCCCGATCCTCCTAACCCCTTCGCCTTTGCGCGGCAGCCGGCACCTAAGATCAGCCCAAATATCCCAGGTGTGGCCGGGGAAAATTATGACCAGCCTTCGACTGATCAGCTGATCGCTGATGGATGGGGTTACGCGCAAATCAATCCAAAAAGTATACAGGCAGATAATGGCGCGGAGACAACCCGGGGTATTATTGGATTAGTTAACAAAGGCCAGCCCCGAAAACCCGATGACTGGGGCGCATTGCGCGCCTGGGGATGGGGTGCCGGCCGTGGACTGGATTATTTGGAAACCAACGAACCTATGGTCGATGCCAAGCACGTGGGTATCGAGGGCGTTTCGCGTTATGGTAAAGCCGCATTGGTAACCATGGCTTATGACCAGCGTTTTTATATGGTACTGGTTGGTTCATCCGGCGAGGGCGGCGCGAAACTTAGCCGCCGCAACTGGGGCGAAATGGTAGAAAGCCTTAGCGGTGGCGCGCATTACTGGATGGCAGGTAATTTTATGAAATATGCGGCGGCAGAATCTAAATTTGGCAGTATGAATCCAGGTGATCTACCGGTTGACGCCCATGAATTGATCGCCCTTTGTGCGCCTCGCCTTACTTTTATCAGTTACGGTATCCCTGGAAAAGGCGATGCGCACTGGCTTGACCACCAGGGCAGCTATATGGCAACGGTCGCTGCGGGATCTGTATTTAAGCTGTTAGGCGTAAAAGATATAGGTGTATCAAACGACTACCATACCGAAAAAATGCCGCCGGTAAATACAGGCTTGCTTGACGGACAGTTAGCCTGGCGCCAGCACGACCAGGGGCATGAGGATCATGCCAATATGAAATATTTTATTGCTTGGGCAGATAAAAACATGAACCGCACGTCCGTAGCAGCCAATACTGCCCGCTAATGAATTTACGTCTTCCATTATGATTAGAATTAGATCTTTAATAGTAGTGGCTGCCGTTTGCTGCCTGTTTAATGCAAATGCGCAAACACCTGATATGCCGAGGCTGGTAAAAAAGGGCAATTATTTTCAGCTGTTGGTTGATCATAAACCCTACCTTATTTTGGGTGGTGAGTTGGGCAATTCAAGCGCATCGAGCAAAACTTATATGAAACCCATATGGGCTAAGCTGAAAAAGATGAATTTAAACACCGTTATCGTCCCGGTTTATTGGGAACTGATGGAGCCGGAGGAAGGAAAGTTTAATTTCACACTGGTTGATTACCATATCAAAGCTGCCCGCGAAAACCATTTGAAACTGGTACTACTCTGGTTTGGTTCCTGGAAAAACAGTATGTCGTGTTATGCTCCCAGGTGGGTTAAAACTAACGAAGCCCGTTTTCCAAGAACAAAAGATAAAATAGGCAAACCGCAGGAGATACTGACGCCTTTCAACAAAGACAATCTCAAAGCAGATAAAAGCGCTTTTGTTAAACTGATGCAGCATTTAAAAAAAACGGATGTACAACATACCGTTATCGCAGTTCAGGTCGAAAATGAAATAGGGATGTTACCGAATGCGCGCAGTTATGACGATGCCGCTAACCGTTCTTTTCAGCAAGCGGTACCTGCACAGTTTATGAACTATCTTCAAAAAAACAAGGAGATATTACTGCCCGAAATTAAAGCTATCTGGCAACGAAATGGCTATAAAACGGCAGGCAATTGGGAAGATATATTTGGCAAAGGGCTGGTTACGGATGAAATATTTACAGCATGGTATTTTGCTGTTTATGTCAATGAGATTACATCGGCGGGTAAGGCTCAATATCATTTGCCTATGTACTTAAATGCCGCGCTTAACCGACCCAATGTTGACCCGGGTGCGTATCCAAGCGGCGGCCCCCTCCCGCATATCATGGATATCTGGAAAGCAGGCGCACCGGCTATTGATATATTAGCGCCCGACTTTTATTTTCCCAATTTCCAGCATTGGGCAGACCTGTACACCCGTACCGCCAACCCTTTATTTATCCCCGAAATAAAATTTGAAAGAGGCGATGATGCAAAAGCGTTTTTCGCGTTTGGAAATTATAATTGCCTTTCATTTTCTCCTTTTTCTATTGAATCTACCGAAACGCCGCAAAAAGAGCCGATTGGCAAAGCCTACCACATCTTAGGACAATTAACCCCGTTGATTGCAAAATACGCCCCAATGGGCACCGTAAAAGGCTTCTTGTTTGATAAAGATTCGGTTACAAAAAAGGTTAAACTGGGCAACTATCTACTGACGATTAAGCATGAGTATGCGCTGGGCTGGTCGCCAGGGTCTAAGGACGATACCTGGCCGCAAACCGGGGGCATCATCATTTGCGTTGCGCCGGATGAATTTTATGTTGCCGGGACAGGCATCGTAGTTACTTATGAGCCGTTGGGTAATAGTAAAAAAGCCGGGTTATTAAGTGTAGATGAAGGGCATTTTAAACTTAGCAAATGGATCCCGGGCAGAATAATGAATGGCGATCAGGATCACCAGGGAAGGCATGTCCGGATACCTGTTTATGAGTATAACATCCAGCATGTAAAAGCATATACCTATTGATTAAATTACGTTCCAGCCTAGTTCTATAGTGAGAGACCTGCGAAGCACATAGTTCTGGAACAGCCCGCCTTTTAACCGTTCGGGGTATCATTTGGTAATTTACGTTAAGCTTGTCATCTAATGTTATGGCACAAAGCAATGATAGTGGTTCGTCGGGGATTCCGACGAGAATCGAGCCTAATCGGCAACTATCATATTTTCAGCGCATTACAAGCATCGAGTTTCCTTACTCCATGAGTCGCTCACTGCTTTTGACTACGTTTTAGCTGCAATTGCTATGATATAAAGATACCAATTGGGACGTGTTTCCTAAAATATTCATATTAAACCCAAGTATTTGCGGCAAAAAAGTTTACTATCTGTGCAAAACCGTCGAAGAATAGCCCAACATTCGTAACCATATGACTTTCAGCTGCTTGTCGATAAGTGTCGTTGTTTTGCTATTTTTATATCTGGTTGATTTTAAAATATTTACTAAATGTTGATTTATACTTTTTAATCAGATGCCAGCCTTTCGCCTTTTACGGATAGGACCATTTGTACTGCAGAAAGGAGTAATCTCTACAGCATCAATCCTGATAAATGTGAAATTAGGCAGCAGGGTGATAGTT
Proteins encoded in this window:
- a CDS encoding SGNH/GDSL hydrolase family protein, which encodes MVYKFCAKLICFLLLAGISNAQTILNGDDPHIHCMGRVQLKDGKAQLQCSGTSAKSNFNSTSVKVLLNDEKGGNFFNVIVDDKVTKIILLDKSGRQYVLAENLPAGNHSVELFKRTEAENGKTCFNRFVLNTGAKLLAAPLTKKRRMEMYGNSITCGLAIADTVKGGNGDENNYLSYGGLTAKHFDEKYSCIARIGISIVVSWFAGIIADIYDRLDETDPNSKWDFSKYALDIVITDLGQNDLWIVKQPANEQYQAWFGATGATVDVIVNGYVGFINTIRSRYPKAKMIVGLGSMDASKEGSL
- a CDS encoding glucuronyl esterase domain-containing protein, translating into MKMYFYLCLLTVAQASAQQVIVPAGNYPPPVIFTQEQDKQNMMDQLGIKALRPGPSGDEKAPNHANTDEALANPYPNLPDPLVLKNGKKVTTPAMWFNQRRPEIVEDFEREMYGRVPKSTPKVTWTVKTIDHEMVGRAPVTVKELVAHVDNTEYPLINVNITMTLVMPANAKGPVPLLMMFSPGRFPAPSQPNRDQVIKINEALKAVLLKTDPSLKAVFEEHPLYNPYTVPDPPNPFAFARQPAPKISPNIPGVAGENYDQPSTDQLIADGWGYAQINPKSIQADNGAETTRGIIGLVNKGQPRKPDDWGALRAWGWGAGRGLDYLETNEPMVDAKHVGIEGVSRYGKAALVTMAYDQRFYMVLVGSSGEGGAKLSRRNWGEMVESLSGGAHYWMAGNFMKYAAAESKFGSMNPGDLPVDAHELIALCAPRLTFISYGIPGKGDAHWLDHQGSYMATVAAGSVFKLLGVKDIGVSNDYHTEKMPPVNTGLLDGQLAWRQHDQGHEDHANMKYFIAWADKNMNRTSVAANTAR
- a CDS encoding GH35 family beta-galactosidase; the encoded protein is MIRIRSLIVVAAVCCLFNANAQTPDMPRLVKKGNYFQLLVDHKPYLILGGELGNSSASSKTYMKPIWAKLKKMNLNTVIVPVYWELMEPEEGKFNFTLVDYHIKAARENHLKLVLLWFGSWKNSMSCYAPRWVKTNEARFPRTKDKIGKPQEILTPFNKDNLKADKSAFVKLMQHLKKTDVQHTVIAVQVENEIGMLPNARSYDDAANRSFQQAVPAQFMNYLQKNKEILLPEIKAIWQRNGYKTAGNWEDIFGKGLVTDEIFTAWYFAVYVNEITSAGKAQYHLPMYLNAALNRPNVDPGAYPSGGPLPHIMDIWKAGAPAIDILAPDFYFPNFQHWADLYTRTANPLFIPEIKFERGDDAKAFFAFGNYNCLSFSPFSIESTETPQKEPIGKAYHILGQLTPLIAKYAPMGTVKGFLFDKDSVTKKVKLGNYLLTIKHEYALGWSPGSKDDTWPQTGGIIICVAPDEFYVAGTGIVVTYEPLGNSKKAGLLSVDEGHFKLSKWIPGRIMNGDQDHQGRHVRIPVYEYNIQHVKAYTY